DNA sequence from the Streptomyces sp. HUAS 15-9 genome:
ACGTTCGGCCGCCGTGGTGAGCGTGGACAGGTCGGTCGTCATGATCTCGTGGTACGTCGGCATGGGTCCCCGTTGAGTGCGATGGCGTACGAGTCGAATCAGGAAGAGGTCAGTTCTGCGGCGGCGGTGAGTACTGGTCGAGCATCGACGGCCTGCGCACTCCTGCGGCAACATCGACATCCGTGCCTTGCAATGTGGTGTTGGCGGCCCGTAGTGACCCCTTGTCTGCCGACAACAGGTTCATGAGGTCCTTGACCTGCTCGCCCCACGTCTTGTGCGCCCTCTGAACGGCTCCGGACGTCAGCCAACCATGCCCGTCCTTCGCCCCGAACGCCTTGACCACGGCGCTCGTTTCGTGGTCCGTCCAGGCCCCCGCCGTGCGTGTGTCCGGCTCGATGTCACGCTCGATCGCATTCGCCGCGGCCTGCTTCTCAGTTGGCGACGACGTCAGCCCCGACGGACCGCCCCCACCTCCCGGATCGGCCATTTGGTTCAGACGCATGCCGACCGGCTGGGCAGCCGCGTTTCCGGTTATGTGCCGCTCTCCTGCTGTGCCAGCCACGAAGCCTTTGCCCCCGTCGAGATGTCCCTAGCGTGCACCTGCCAGGGTAGCGATCCGCCCGTTGCCTCCAGGGTGATGGGTACTGATCTGTGACAAGCCCATCGCACTGACCGACTAGGACAGAGGGCCAGGCGGGGGCCCCGGGACGGGACCGGAGGGCGGCTGGCTCCACTGCTGCGGAGGGACCCATGCAGCGGCAAGCTGTCGACGGTGGCGGCTGCGTCGGACAGCCGTGATGACGGCGATGGTTGCCGCCGCGGCAAACGCGGCAAGGAAGCAGCCGATCCCCGCGGCGACGCTGCCGATCGTGGCCCCCACCCGGGGCTGCTCTCCCAGCGCGAACTCGGCCGGCAGCTCTGAAGTACAGGTGAGTGTGTAGTCGCCGCTGCTGCCGGGCTTCACCTCCAGGACGCGCTCCCAGGTGCGGGACCCGACGGTGATGCGGAA
Encoded proteins:
- a CDS encoding serine/arginine repetitive matrix protein 2, with the translated sequence MAALLGLVLVGAGTAFLVTTVKGAVHSVDTARSFSSGDSQTFSFVEGKTKAIYVSQSGKGRVDCRIPEMRSGSMTQPDSSFRITVGSRTWERVLEVKPGSSGDYTLTCTSELPAEFALGEQPRVGATIGSVAAGIGCFLAAFAAAATIAVITAVRRSRHRRQLAAAWVPPQQWSQPPSGPVPGPPPGPLS